A single Acidobacteriota bacterium DNA region contains:
- a CDS encoding UDP-N-acetylmuramoyl-tripeptide--D-alanyl-D-alanine ligase has product MNGTLIGEVDGGACYRGAAIDSRRVEGGELFFALPGERTDGHRFVAAALAAGAAAAVVRTPAADAGCPQIRVDDVAEALHELTRDHRRLLDIRVAAVTGSAGKTTTKDLLALLLGECWRVRKSPGNLNNLLGFPLTLLATGTDCEWLVAEMGMSVPGELAAVSRLGRPDVAIFTNVRPAHLAGFEEPAGAPADVEAIARAKAELLEGLAADGLIVANAGDPRVVGLVERYLAARRREAAPARAKSVESVVWYEVEPARSKLPRAEVTAHGVEPLAGEPGTRFRLEYRGASANVELPLHGRVNVENFLAAAACALRLGVPIEKVASAARRSRPGAGRGEVVSLPSGATLVDDSYNSNPEAARLALEAARLLDGQRHVAILGDMLELGSAERRYHRQLGRDAAERGFGLVVGVGELASGTVAAAGEAGVETAWFEDTRAASAGAPLLIGEGDVVLVKGSRGAALEHLVEALLQERPN; this is encoded by the coding sequence ATGAACGGCACACTGATCGGAGAGGTCGACGGCGGCGCCTGCTACCGCGGCGCCGCGATCGATTCGCGGCGGGTCGAAGGCGGCGAGCTCTTCTTCGCGCTGCCCGGAGAGCGGACCGACGGTCACCGCTTCGTGGCGGCAGCCCTGGCCGCGGGCGCGGCGGCGGCGGTGGTCAGAACGCCCGCGGCGGACGCCGGCTGTCCCCAGATCCGGGTCGACGACGTGGCGGAGGCGCTGCACGAGCTGACTCGCGATCACCGGCGGCTTCTCGATATCCGCGTGGCCGCAGTGACCGGCTCCGCGGGAAAGACGACGACGAAGGACCTGCTGGCCCTCCTGCTCGGCGAATGCTGGCGGGTACGCAAGAGCCCGGGCAACCTGAACAACCTGCTCGGTTTCCCGCTTACGCTGCTGGCCACGGGCACGGATTGCGAGTGGTTGGTCGCCGAGATGGGGATGTCGGTGCCGGGCGAACTGGCGGCGGTGAGCCGCCTGGGGCGGCCGGACGTGGCCATCTTCACGAACGTCCGGCCGGCGCATCTCGCCGGCTTCGAGGAACCGGCCGGCGCCCCGGCGGACGTCGAGGCGATCGCCCGTGCCAAGGCGGAACTCCTGGAAGGCCTCGCCGCCGACGGTCTGATCGTCGCCAACGCCGGCGACCCGCGAGTGGTCGGTCTGGTCGAGCGATACCTGGCTGCGCGGCGCCGGGAGGCGGCCCCGGCCAGGGCGAAGAGTGTGGAGAGCGTGGTCTGGTACGAAGTGGAACCGGCGCGGAGCAAGCTTCCGCGGGCCGAGGTCACGGCTCACGGGGTCGAGCCCCTGGCTGGAGAGCCGGGCACGCGATTCAGGCTGGAGTACCGGGGTGCCTCGGCGAACGTCGAGTTGCCGCTGCACGGCAGGGTGAACGTCGAGAACTTCCTGGCCGCGGCGGCCTGCGCCCTGCGGCTGGGCGTGCCGATCGAGAAAGTCGCGTCGGCGGCGCGCCGTTCCCGTCCCGGCGCCGGCCGCGGCGAAGTCGTCTCGCTGCCGTCGGGCGCCACCCTGGTGGACGACTCGTACAACTCGAACCCCGAGGCGGCGCGCCTGGCGCTCGAGGCGGCGCGCCTGCTCGACGGCCAGCGCCATGTCGCGATTCTGGGCGACATGCTGGAGTTGGGCAGCGCCGAGCGCCGCTACCACCGGCAGTTGGGCCGCGACGCGGCGGAACGCGGTTTCGGCCTGGTCGTCGGCGTCGGCGAGCTGGCGTCCGGGACGGTCGCGGCCGCCGGGGAGGCTGGCGTCGAGACCGCCTGGTTCGAGGACACGCGGGCCGCGAGCGCGGGGGCCCCCCTTCTGATCGGGGAGGGCGACGTGGTCCTCGTCAAGGGCTCGCGAGGCGCGGCGCTGGAGCACCTGGTGGAGGCGCTGCTTCAGGAGAGGCCGAACTGA
- a CDS encoding UDP-N-acetylmuramoyl-L-alanyl-D-glutamate--2,6-diaminopimelate ligase, with the protein MRLGDAVADLPLRSELSLPAADTEVTGIQHDSRRIGSGDLFVAWRGEVHDGRAFATDAIARGASAVLSFGPPPAAPSVPWLEVDDPRGQMGPVAARLYDHPERELLTVGVTGTNGKTTTAQLIGSCLTQAGRSAAVIGTLGRRAHVPGDGGSDTSPLSSAASDRTTPESSDLFRMLRRAVDLGARSAAIEVSSHALDQGRLNGMRFDVAVFTNLTRDHLDYHSSMEAYYEAKRRLFSLLRSGGRAVINVDDEYGRRLALEVGNHADVWRYSAAGRSGAEVRVVRSELDLAGIRAEVEAPGLRLSLVSRLLGRFNLENLTAAVTAANVLGVPPDAIRAAVAAEKPPDGRLEPVDRGQEFPVLIDYAHTDCGLRAAIEAIRELSDRRILVVFGCGGDRDRGKRELMGRAVGELADLAIVTDDNPRSEDPALIHRTIVAGLGAAGGCGHEVVPDRRSAIRRAVTLAAAEPGWAVLIAGKGHETTQTIGKRKLPFRDREEAGEALVALSASGLPGGRKAPSR; encoded by the coding sequence ATGAGACTCGGCGACGCGGTCGCCGACCTGCCTCTGCGCTCAGAGCTGAGCCTTCCCGCGGCCGACACGGAAGTCACGGGGATTCAGCACGACTCCCGGCGCATCGGAAGCGGCGACCTCTTCGTCGCCTGGCGGGGCGAGGTCCACGATGGCCGGGCTTTCGCGACCGATGCCATAGCCCGCGGCGCCTCCGCTGTCCTCTCCTTCGGACCGCCGCCTGCCGCGCCTTCCGTTCCCTGGCTGGAGGTCGACGATCCACGGGGCCAGATGGGGCCGGTGGCCGCAAGGCTCTACGACCACCCCGAGCGGGAGCTCCTGACCGTCGGGGTCACCGGCACCAACGGCAAGACGACGACCGCCCAGTTGATCGGTTCCTGTCTGACCCAGGCTGGACGATCGGCCGCGGTGATCGGGACCCTGGGCCGGAGGGCGCACGTGCCGGGCGACGGGGGCTCCGACACGAGCCCGCTGAGTTCCGCGGCTTCCGACCGGACGACGCCGGAGAGCAGCGACCTGTTTCGGATGCTCAGGCGGGCGGTGGATCTGGGAGCGCGGTCCGCGGCGATCGAGGTCTCGTCTCATGCGCTCGATCAGGGGCGGCTGAACGGGATGAGGTTCGACGTCGCCGTGTTCACGAATCTGACCCGCGACCATCTCGACTATCACTCCTCGATGGAGGCCTACTACGAGGCCAAGCGCCGGCTCTTCTCCCTGCTCCGCTCGGGCGGTCGTGCGGTGATCAACGTCGACGACGAGTACGGCCGCAGGCTGGCGCTGGAGGTCGGGAACCACGCTGACGTGTGGCGTTACAGCGCCGCCGGCCGTAGCGGTGCCGAGGTGCGCGTCGTCCGGTCCGAGCTCGACCTCGCGGGCATTCGGGCCGAGGTCGAGGCGCCCGGGCTCCGTCTCTCGCTCGTCAGCCGGCTGCTCGGCCGGTTCAACCTCGAAAACCTGACGGCGGCGGTCACGGCGGCGAACGTCCTGGGAGTGCCGCCGGACGCGATCCGCGCCGCGGTGGCCGCGGAGAAGCCCCCGGACGGCCGGTTGGAGCCGGTGGACCGCGGCCAGGAGTTTCCGGTGCTCATCGACTACGCCCACACCGACTGCGGCCTGCGCGCCGCGATCGAGGCGATCCGCGAACTGAGCGACAGGCGCATCCTCGTGGTGTTCGGCTGCGGCGGCGACCGGGATCGCGGCAAGCGGGAGTTGATGGGACGCGCCGTGGGCGAGTTGGCGGATCTCGCCATCGTCACCGACGACAATCCCCGGAGCGAGGACCCGGCGCTGATTCACCGGACGATCGTGGCGGGACTCGGCGCGGCCGGGGGTTGCGGCCACGAGGTAGTTCCGGACCGCCGGTCCGCGATTCGTCGAGCCGTCACGCTGGCCGCCGCCGAACCCGGCTGGGCGGTGCTCATCGCGGGCAAGGGCCATGAGACGACGCAGACCATCGGGAAACGCAAGCTGCCATTCCGCGACCGGGAGGAGGCCGGGGAGGCACTGGTTGCGCTGAGCGCCTCCGGGTTGCCCGGAGGGCGGAAGGCGCCTTCGAGGTGA
- a CDS encoding penicillin-binding protein 2 produces MTTLGPRARSARRRYVGRLAVLVAFCGLWMGAIAVRLFDLQISGADEYRERAARQQRSEVVLNPKRGTIYDARRRPLAVSVGTSTLYAETAKVGEPSVVAAEIAPLVGRSRERIEALLNKPGHVPLARKLDREVADRIDLSAFPGLYFLGESKRRYPMGPLMAHVLGFVGTDRSLAGLEYRYDREVAGESVRRHVLRDGQQRLVVVAGSLGEPKPGADLHLTIDATIQHLAERALRETIESTGASAGSVVILAPEDSAVLAMASYPTFDPNRFGDFGPNERRNRALQDSYEPGSTFKMITAAGAFERGVVHPDQIMNCGNGRIRVGKALIKDHKPFPELTFRTAIAKSSNVCAIKAGGLAGSETMQELVTAFGFGEVTGIDLDGEHPGIVPLRVWDQETTAYASMGHGVAVTPLQLANAYAAVANGGVWNRPYLVRALEREGEVVDMRPSNRGHRVISRATAYRVIRLLEEVVVSGTGRKAAIAGYRVAGKTGTAEKSDASGYSETGRVAGFVGIAPARAPRLVCLVMIDEPTVSTSGGEVAAPAFQRIISEALFYLGATPSRQPMGWSQPVWLQPAPAPLEGPPQVRVAAAGGQSAGPDQDDAPTEGELWTAAGSS; encoded by the coding sequence GTGACCACGCTGGGACCCCGGGCGCGGAGCGCCCGCCGCCGCTACGTCGGAAGGTTGGCGGTGCTGGTCGCGTTCTGTGGTCTGTGGATGGGCGCGATTGCCGTTCGGCTGTTCGACCTGCAGATCAGCGGGGCTGACGAGTACCGCGAACGGGCCGCCCGCCAGCAGCGAAGCGAAGTCGTGCTGAATCCCAAGCGGGGCACGATCTACGACGCCCGCCGCAGGCCACTCGCCGTCTCGGTGGGGACGAGCACGCTCTACGCCGAAACCGCGAAGGTGGGCGAGCCGTCGGTCGTTGCCGCGGAGATCGCTCCCCTGGTCGGTCGGTCCAGGGAACGGATCGAGGCGTTGCTCAACAAACCGGGCCATGTGCCCCTGGCGCGCAAGCTCGATCGCGAGGTAGCCGACCGGATCGACCTGTCCGCGTTCCCCGGCCTTTACTTCCTGGGCGAGAGCAAGCGCAGGTACCCGATGGGCCCCCTGATGGCTCACGTGCTTGGCTTCGTCGGCACCGACCGCAGCCTCGCCGGCCTGGAGTACCGCTACGACAGGGAAGTCGCGGGTGAATCGGTCAGAAGGCACGTCCTTCGCGATGGCCAGCAGCGACTGGTCGTGGTTGCCGGTTCCCTGGGCGAACCGAAACCGGGGGCGGACCTCCATCTGACGATCGACGCGACGATCCAGCACCTCGCCGAGCGCGCCCTGCGCGAGACGATCGAGTCGACGGGCGCCAGTGCCGGCAGCGTCGTCATCCTGGCCCCCGAGGACTCGGCGGTGCTGGCGATGGCCTCCTACCCGACCTTCGATCCAAACCGCTTCGGCGACTTTGGCCCGAACGAGCGGCGGAACCGTGCGTTGCAGGACTCCTACGAACCGGGCTCGACGTTCAAGATGATCACGGCGGCCGGGGCGTTCGAACGAGGCGTGGTGCATCCCGACCAGATCATGAACTGCGGCAACGGCCGGATCCGGGTCGGCAAGGCCCTGATCAAGGACCACAAGCCGTTTCCTGAACTCACCTTCCGCACCGCGATCGCCAAGTCGAGCAACGTCTGCGCGATCAAGGCGGGTGGCCTGGCCGGGTCGGAGACGATGCAGGAGCTGGTCACGGCGTTCGGCTTCGGCGAAGTCACCGGCATCGATCTCGACGGCGAACACCCGGGCATCGTTCCGCTGCGGGTCTGGGACCAGGAGACGACGGCGTACGCCTCGATGGGCCACGGTGTCGCGGTGACGCCCCTCCAGCTTGCGAATGCCTACGCCGCGGTCGCCAACGGCGGAGTCTGGAACCGGCCCTACCTGGTGCGCGCGCTGGAACGGGAAGGGGAGGTCGTCGACATGCGGCCCAGCAACCGTGGCCATCGCGTGATCTCCAGGGCGACCGCGTACCGGGTGATCCGCCTGCTCGAGGAGGTCGTCGTCAGCGGCACGGGCCGCAAGGCGGCGATCGCCGGCTACCGGGTGGCCGGCAAGACGGGTACGGCCGAGAAGTCGGACGCTTCCGGTTACTCGGAGACCGGCCGCGTCGCCGGTTTCGTCGGCATCGCTCCAGCGCGGGCGCCGCGCCTGGTCTGCCTGGTGATGATCGATGAGCCGACCGTCTCGACCTCCGGCGGTGAAGTGGCGGCGCCGGCCTTTCAGCGCATCATCAGCGAAGCCCTGTTCTATCTCGGCGCGACGCCGTCGCGCCAGCCGATGGGCTGGAGCCAGCCCGTCTGGTTGCAGCCGGCGCCCGCGCCGCTCGAAGGGCCGCCGCAGGTCCGGGTCGCGGCTGCGGGCGGCCAGTCCGCGGGCCCCGATCAGGATGACGCGCCGACGGAGGGCGAGCTGTGGACGGCGGCGGGATCGAGCTGA
- a CDS encoding cell division protein FtsL, which yields MKTGYSVSKEVANPFLVRQRDPGRLRGLWPVFAILLPFAAAVFAYTWVHEQGLEAGYRIEELERRLEELRQQELRLELEATRLSRPERLSALALEELGMAPPTLDQMVFLSSESVSLLQARAVAEAAQ from the coding sequence GTGAAGACCGGCTACAGCGTCAGCAAGGAGGTCGCGAATCCCTTCCTGGTGCGCCAGCGGGATCCCGGTCGCCTGCGCGGCCTGTGGCCGGTGTTCGCGATCCTGCTGCCGTTCGCGGCGGCCGTGTTCGCGTACACCTGGGTGCATGAACAGGGACTGGAAGCCGGCTACCGCATCGAGGAACTCGAACGGCGCCTGGAGGAGCTGCGGCAGCAGGAGCTTCGGCTCGAACTGGAGGCGACCCGGCTCAGCCGGCCGGAGCGGCTCTCTGCCCTGGCCCTGGAGGAGCTCGGGATGGCGCCGCCGACACTGGACCAGATGGTCTTCCTGAGTTCCGAGAGCGTGTCCCTCCTGCAGGCCCGTGCGGTCGCGGAGGCGGCGCAGTGA
- the rsmH gene encoding 16S rRNA (cytosine(1402)-N(4))-methyltransferase RsmH encodes MGEQTATHRPVLVSEVLRFLAPERGGWFVDCTVGLGGHAAEVLRRHPEASVLGIDRDTEALEHASDRLREFGPRARVVHGNFESVREIVAAADIGQPAGVLADLGVSSLQLDRPERGFSFMRSGPLDMRMDQSPGSATRTARDVVNLESQSVLETVLRDYGEERQARRIARAIVERRRREPIETTDDLRDLVHEAVGASRVRRGRALRAGARSIDAATRTFQALRIAVNEELSGLGATLEQAMRLLERDGRLVVISYHSLEDRIVKHRLRAGALGEVDPITGRPRTETRLIELMTRKPIRPEPSEVQYNPRSRSARLRAARRL; translated from the coding sequence GTGGGCGAACAGACTGCTACCCATCGGCCGGTTCTCGTCTCTGAGGTGCTGCGGTTCCTTGCGCCCGAACGGGGCGGCTGGTTCGTCGACTGCACGGTCGGCCTGGGCGGCCACGCGGCCGAAGTGCTGCGGCGCCACCCTGAGGCTTCGGTCCTGGGCATCGACCGGGACACGGAGGCCCTGGAACACGCCTCGGACCGGCTGCGCGAGTTCGGCCCGAGGGCGCGCGTCGTCCACGGCAACTTCGAGTCGGTCCGGGAGATCGTGGCGGCGGCGGACATCGGCCAGCCGGCGGGAGTCCTCGCCGACCTGGGCGTTTCGTCGCTCCAGCTCGATCGGCCGGAACGCGGCTTCAGTTTCATGCGGTCCGGGCCGCTCGACATGCGGATGGACCAATCGCCCGGATCGGCAACGAGGACAGCGAGGGACGTCGTGAATCTGGAATCCCAAAGCGTGTTGGAGACGGTGCTGCGCGACTACGGCGAGGAGCGGCAGGCCCGCAGGATCGCTCGCGCGATCGTCGAGCGCCGCCGTCGCGAGCCGATCGAAACCACGGATGACCTGCGCGATCTGGTTCACGAGGCGGTCGGCGCCTCCAGAGTGCGGCGTGGCCGCGCCCTGCGGGCCGGCGCCAGGTCGATCGACGCGGCGACGAGGACCTTCCAGGCGCTCCGCATCGCGGTGAACGAGGAGCTGTCCGGCCTCGGAGCGACGCTGGAACAGGCGATGAGACTGCTCGAGCGGGACGGGCGGCTGGTGGTCATCTCGTACCACAGTCTGGAAGACCGGATCGTCAAGCACCGGCTCCGGGCGGGCGCCCTGGGCGAAGTGGATCCGATCACCGGACGGCCTCGCACCGAGACCCGCCTGATCGAGCTGATGACGCGGAAGCCGATCCGGCCCGAGCCGAGCGAGGTGCAGTACAACCCGAGGTCGCGGTCCGCCCGGTTGCGGGCGGCGAGGCGCCTCTAG
- a CDS encoding division/cell wall cluster transcriptional repressor MraZ: MFRGHAEAKIDAKGRLKVPSVFLRPLQERYGPDIFTTSLRGDCAWIYPLRLWEQAEQRLARLPSTHRMRRKYEARVSYFGQQSRLDAQGRLIVPSRLRERAGIDREVVIFGRPDRLEVWNLGRMEKELEANPFTDEDQDELTRDLEALEENGDRDG; this comes from the coding sequence ATGTTTCGAGGGCATGCAGAGGCCAAGATCGACGCGAAGGGCCGGCTCAAGGTGCCGAGTGTCTTCCTCCGCCCGCTCCAGGAGCGGTACGGCCCGGACATCTTCACCACGTCGCTGCGTGGCGACTGCGCGTGGATCTACCCGCTGCGGCTCTGGGAACAGGCGGAGCAACGGCTGGCCCGGCTGCCCTCCACCCACCGGATGCGGCGGAAGTACGAGGCCCGGGTCAGCTACTTCGGCCAGCAGAGCCGGCTCGATGCGCAGGGCCGGCTGATCGTTCCGAGCCGGCTGCGGGAGCGCGCGGGAATCGACCGCGAGGTCGTCATCTTCGGCAGGCCCGACCGTTTGGAGGTCTGGAACCTCGGCCGGATGGAGAAGGAACTCGAGGCGAACCCGTTCACGGACGAGGACCAGGACGAGCTCACACGGGATCTCGAGGCGCTCGAGGAGAACGGAGACAGGGACGGCTAA
- a CDS encoding SurA N-terminal domain-containing protein: MNRVREGEWSLPGRAAPRLAVATLVTALGAMPAAGQSEPGRENRVVLRVNDRIVTLYEYQRALAVQIRDIRNAPGLTDPRRQELLGEAGRMIMKALFEEQLILSRADQLAVVVDESDVEEQIRGMWERAGIETEEQFQDALAQQGMREEDFRDQMRKQLRTNIVRGREVAPRVDLADEDLRRFYRDNEERFAIPERARFEEVVILEGVVPADRMAPLASLAGTRLTAGTEATEVVEGLGEGATAVDVGWVTPGDLAAELDAIAWDLQPGDVADAVAARGGLHVLKMLEREPASVRPFEDVRDAIEREERGRLFDEEYLLYMEELADAAYIVERLPEEAVGYRPVATQSLDSDALGLLSRFGPDANVQDAAEPEAEETGESDSSQ, translated from the coding sequence ATGAACCGAGTCAGAGAAGGAGAGTGGAGCCTCCCGGGTCGCGCTGCGCCGCGATTGGCGGTCGCGACGCTGGTCACGGCTCTGGGTGCGATGCCGGCGGCCGGGCAGTCGGAGCCGGGCCGGGAGAACCGCGTCGTCCTGCGGGTCAACGACCGGATCGTGACCCTCTACGAGTACCAGAGGGCGCTTGCCGTGCAGATCCGCGACATCCGGAACGCGCCGGGCCTCACCGACCCGCGGCGTCAGGAGCTGCTGGGCGAGGCCGGCCGGATGATCATGAAGGCGCTGTTCGAGGAGCAGTTGATCCTCTCCCGGGCGGACCAGCTCGCCGTGGTCGTCGACGAGAGCGACGTCGAGGAGCAGATCCGGGGGATGTGGGAACGGGCCGGCATCGAGACCGAGGAGCAGTTCCAGGACGCCCTCGCCCAGCAGGGCATGCGCGAGGAGGACTTCCGCGACCAGATGCGCAAGCAGTTGCGGACCAACATCGTGCGCGGCCGCGAGGTCGCGCCGCGCGTTGACCTGGCGGATGAGGACCTGCGCAGGTTCTACCGCGACAACGAGGAGCGTTTCGCGATCCCCGAGCGGGCCCGGTTCGAGGAGGTGGTGATCCTCGAAGGCGTGGTCCCGGCGGACCGGATGGCGCCGCTGGCGTCGCTGGCGGGGACCCGGCTCACGGCCGGAACCGAGGCGACGGAGGTGGTGGAGGGCCTCGGTGAAGGGGCGACCGCCGTTGATGTCGGCTGGGTGACGCCTGGCGACCTGGCGGCCGAGCTGGACGCCATTGCCTGGGATCTGCAACCGGGGGACGTGGCGGACGCCGTCGCCGCGCGGGGCGGCCTCCACGTGCTGAAGATGCTCGAGCGCGAGCCCGCTTCCGTGCGGCCCTTCGAGGACGTGCGGGATGCGATCGAGCGGGAGGAGCGCGGCCGTCTCTTTGACGAGGAGTACCTTCTCTACATGGAGGAGCTTGCGGACGCCGCCTACATCGTCGAGCGCCTGCCGGAAGAAGCGGTGGGCTACCGGCCGGTCGCGACGCAGTCGCTCGATTCCGACGCGCTCGGACTGCTCAGTCGTTTCGGGCCCGACGCGAACGTCCAGGACGCGGCCGAACCCGAGGCCGAAGAGACCGGCGAGTCCGACTCCAGCCAGTGA
- a CDS encoding peptidylprolyl isomerase has protein sequence MRVPRPSVWLLAALFPACAGSLPEGVVVRIGGEEKSYEDFDRYVMEVLDVDASRSSSDVLSRLFERFVDDQLLLRWARDRGFADETATSHEAAASLLEASPPEISTTDVERYYAEHRSDFRRPARARLRQILVEDRASAELALAELEAGVDFGEVARIRSIGPSAPDGGFQGELSREDLPGALAEVVFALEEGEWSELLEADYGFRIFQVERFLPDETLSLQAAAPSIRSRLVAERSEALIRQAIEEARREYNLRVAVSRLPFEYSGPYRASETE, from the coding sequence GTGCGCGTGCCGCGGCCCTCCGTGTGGCTGTTGGCGGCCTTGTTCCCTGCCTGCGCGGGCAGCCTGCCGGAAGGAGTCGTCGTACGGATCGGCGGCGAGGAAAAGAGCTACGAGGACTTCGACCGCTACGTCATGGAGGTCCTCGATGTCGATGCCTCGCGGTCGAGCAGTGACGTGCTGTCGCGGCTGTTCGAGCGGTTCGTCGACGACCAGCTCCTGTTGCGATGGGCCCGGGACCGGGGATTCGCGGATGAAACGGCGACCTCGCACGAGGCCGCTGCCTCGCTGCTGGAGGCTTCGCCGCCGGAGATCTCCACGACCGATGTCGAGCGCTACTACGCGGAGCACCGGAGTGACTTCCGGCGGCCCGCCCGGGCGCGGCTGCGCCAGATTCTGGTCGAGGATCGCGCCAGCGCGGAGCTGGCCCTGGCCGAACTCGAGGCCGGGGTCGACTTCGGCGAGGTGGCGCGGATCCGCTCGATCGGGCCGAGCGCCCCGGACGGAGGTTTCCAGGGCGAACTGTCGCGGGAGGACCTGCCCGGCGCCCTTGCCGAGGTCGTGTTCGCGCTCGAGGAGGGGGAGTGGAGCGAACTGCTGGAGGCCGACTACGGTTTTCGGATCTTCCAGGTCGAACGATTCCTGCCCGACGAGACGTTGTCGCTCCAGGCCGCGGCGCCTTCGATCCGGTCCCGGCTTGTCGCCGAACGAAGCGAAGCGTTGATCCGGCAGGCGATCGAAGAGGCGAGGCGGGAATACAATCTGCGGGTTGCGGTTTCACGACTACCGTTCGAGTACAGCGGTCCCTACCGTGCCTCCGAAACGGAGTGA